tgggcgtgtAAACTTTGGAagcgcaagtaggctaacttgtggacctagaTTTGAACTacatttagttcagttgtagagacagtgaaaggaaagtaggctgattagttcttattagaacaacttgttactaTGATACATagagcaacatccagactagaacTGTGTGAGTGCTGCAAACTATTTCCAGACTATGGCTGTGCTGTTGCTTGACcaggggaaaggggtgatttttaactgATCTTCCGTGCCCTGAAAGCCCattgtgcatcaccaaaatatgtccctgagggccatacaatcctcagggacataatttgtTAATGCACAGTAGGTttcagagtgaaggggagatGGTGAAAAGTCACCTCTTCTCCCACTCAAACAgtgcagcagtagtctggaaTTCGCAGTGCTCAACAAGGCCAGTGCTGATCTGGATTTCAGGCGTGGATTTTAATAAATGGAAAATCTTCCAGGGAGAACTTGTATGACAATGTTTATGGAAATTTTTCTGGTTTTGGAAAATTTTCCACAGAAAACTTTCCACTCCACATATCTGATGATCATCACCTCATAAAGGAGGAATGTGATGTTTGTGACAAATCCATTCTATGATCCTGGTCAGTATTTTGGAATCCCCTGGGTTAATCACAGGGTGGTCCATCCCAGACTAGACTGGACTGGAAGGGCAAGGGAAGGTTTAGAAAGGATAGCAGTTTGTTGCTGTAAGGCAAGGTTTCCCAGCCTGTGGTAGTCTgtgtgttgctgaactacaactcccattattcccagctataatttgttgtggctggagattatgggagttgtagttcagcaaattctggagtaccacaggttgggaactcctgctgtaAGGAATGAAGGAACCTGATGAATAATAAACCTGCATAATTTTGCATCCTGATTTTAATTCCTAAGGGTTCCTGGTTTCTGACTACTATAGGAAAGCCTGTCCCCCAGTTTGCACTCCTCCTCTCACTGTTAAACCTGCTTTTCTTGAATTTCCACATTTTTAATGCTCTCCAAACCTTTCTGTGAATCCTTTCTGAGTGAAGCATTAATTTGCATACTTTCTTCACATTCTGTTTGTCAGTGAGCtagctgactttaaaaaaattgtgggggggggagtctcttGGCACCTGGTTTGCTGACAGAAAAAAGCCTGATGTATTAACTGAGTTATAACTTTTAGAGACAATTTTGTGAAACATAATCCTGTGTGCGGTGCAGTATGTCTTGGGTGCTGCTGCACTGCAACGTCTTTAATCCAATCTACCTGCTGACATGCTTTCAGGTCAAGCCACTGCTCATGTTCATGGCAACTGTGGGCATAGCACCAATGGAATGGAGCATTGCTGGTGCAGCAGGATTGTCATGTGAGGTTATTTGCGCCATTATATTGCTCATCATCAGCTAAAGCAGGAGCAAAACCCAATATTGCTTTTATTATATTGCTCATCATCAGCCAAAGCAGGAGCAAAATCCAACCCTGCAGTGGGTGGATTCAGCCTAAATATTAATGGCAGTCACCAAACTGTGGGAATTGGTCCCCATCCTAATTTTGGCATGAGggacctttcaaagtggtggttctctaccatctgtgggtgggcagggatagagagcagctgtccctattcagtccagcagagCATCTTTCCATTGGtgccgtggtgtgtgtgtgtgtgtgtgtgtgtgtgtgtgtgtgtgtacgtacatgtGCTTATGTACTTTTTGGGCAGGAAATCATCTTCTTAACACTTTTGCTATCtaaccactttcagaacttttgttgttgttgttgaaaagtggtatggaaATAAGACAGGGTAAATAAACATTCACAAGATCATTCACATGCAGTGCCATTTCTGCTGATGCGGTGCCAGCCATGGCTTCTGCCACTGCAGCTAAAACAGCATTCGATGGTTGGCAAGTGGGCAgaagctaactgagcaaaaagacaccttttaaaagtggcaattctcttgtgtttagcagggggagagcaactggccccatccaaccccagcacagcatccctccagtgactgttgctggtatctgtcttaattctttttagactgtgagccctttggggacaggggaccatattgtttatgtagtatttatttttctatgtaaactgctttgagaactttggttgaagagtgatatataaatactcGTAGTTTGTAGAAGCAAGCAGTCCTGACCCAGCTGCCAGTGCTGAAATGCCTACCATCCCATGCCATGAGAAATTTGCTGGAAATGGTCCGAGGCCTCTTTGTCAGCCCTTTGAATGCAGCAGAAGAGACTTTGGATGCACTCGAGATTAATGACtgagtccatctcactcagtatcgtctactctgattggcagaggccacccccctcccccgcaatcCCGTTTCAGGCTGGCACAGACAATGGCTATTTCCTGCTatttcctctccccttctccttcaTATGGGATGAGAGGCTGATGTGTAAGCAGGGGTGCCATTTCAGAATTGGGAGGAAGGGCAAAATTCTTAATTTGGGAAAGGGGGAGCAAATAATATCTATTatggcacctaatggtgcagtggggaaatgccttgactagcaagccagaggttgcgggttcaaatccctgctggtatatcgagcagcagcaatataggaagatacagaaaggcatcatcttatactggcgggagatggcaatggcaaacccctcctgtattctaccaaagacaaccacagggctctgtgggcgccaggagtcgatactgactcaacagcacactttaccttttatgctGTATAATAATTACAGCACTATTATtaacatagatttttttttaagcaaagggAGTTGTTTTTTGCTTCCTTACGACTCTAAAGCCATTTAATTGTTTATAATAATGGTTTTCCAGTGATGTTCTAGGTAACCCTTGAATTCTTTGGAAGCCTTTCTAGGAAGGACAACTTGCCCAGcactgctgctcttcccctgtAATGTGCAGCTTCTGAAGAGAATTTGTGTGTTTTAGGGCTTTAGGCAAATATGTGGTCGGAAACATGAAAGGAACATCTGACTCTATCGTTATCCTTATTTTTCTATACTATCAATGTATAGATAGTTTTAACTATCAATACAACTATCAATATAGATAGCTTTCTATACTATCAATGTCATACTAGTACTTTACTGAATAAAATACATCAGAAAGGAAGGCCCCTGCCTCAGTGTGTTTTCAGTCTAAATTGTGACAGTGAGAAGAGACaacaaagggggaaaggacatTGAGGCAAAACAAGAGATTAATATAGGCAAATGCACATGTAAGTACTTAGGCTTAATTTCTGTTGTGGACTAAGAAGTGAAGCTGCTGGCTTCAGAGAAAAGGTGAGTTTTGAGGAATAatttgaaggaagagagaaagcagTAGCACTATTTAGGTCATGCATCAGTCTTTGGTTGTATGTGGAACATTGACAGTGGAACCAATACATTAACTTTCTAACTCTTCTTTCTAGCATCTCAGGCTTAGGCAAACTGTTCAGCTCTTGTTTGCCTTGGATTGAACTTCTGCAGAGATCCAGACgatgtcctccaaggagccggcTATGAATAAGATAATTGTGTATGACAAGCCCCATTTTGAAGGGCTCAGCAAAGAGTTTGCTTGTGATATTCCTGACCTGCATGAGTTGGATTTTGGTGACTGCATCTCATCCCTGAAGGTGATTGGACAACCCTGGGTTGTCTACAAAGCCCCCAAGTTTGAGGGGGATGGTTTTGCCTTTGAAGAAGGGGATTATGAAGAGattgagaacaacaacaaaatctctTCCCTCCGACTAGTTCATTATGATCTCTCTGACCCTCAGATCACATTATATGAACATCCCAACTACGAGGGCCAGAGCAAGGTGGTGACAGAGGAGACCAACCTCGCCTATGGCTACTTCAATGATCGTGTCTCCTCCCATGTGGTACAAAAGGGTGTCTGGCTATTGTACAAGAACCCAAACCGTGGTGGATGGTACCATATTGCCTGGCCTAAGGAGCGCATTCATGACTATAAAACAGAGATAAATTTTGATGATAGTGTGTCCCATCTGCAGCCCCTGCAGCCCGGCCGCCCGATCATCACTGCCAAGTTACTGTGGGACCAGAAGAAAGTGGAGGCCGAGCAGGATATCCTGATCGACGAACTTGTGGGAAGCAACTGCACTGACTATGAGCAGGTGTTCACCGCCAACACCTGCCGGGAGTACACCACTTCTGTTTTCCAGAGCTTCCTCTTTAGCAATACCACAACCCTAAGACTTGGCTTCTCTTTCAAGGTCAATGTGGGGGCTGCCAACGTCTTTGTGGTGGAGAAGGGAAAGCATGAGTCCATCACCACCAGTGAGAAGGTAGAAGTGATGCTGCCTGCTAAGATCCCTCCATGCACTCAGCTCTGCATTCAGGTGGTCAAGAAAGAGACGACCACCACAGTGCCGGTGGAGCTCACCATCTGTCAGAACGGGAAGGAAAAGAAGGAGCATGCGGAGTACCGGTGCGTGTCAGGTCGTACCATCAGCACTAGATATACCATGACACCCATCTCAGAAGCACAGAAGACTTCCCAAGCCAGTCCTAAGCCTGCAAAAGAAGGGGAGCGTGCCAAACTTTCACATGTGGTTATAGAGGAACATAGCCAAGCTCAGCATAGACCTGAAACTTCAGGGGCAAGTTCCTAAACCATGACTGAATAAGCCACTTTGGTGTGGAGGACCTCATGGAGATGTCTACTTGCAGCCTGTACTCACAGAGGGGAAATATTAGGAGACTATGGGCCTATACACACCAcaaaaagctgggtaggaggagcatccagccaggc
Above is a window of Hemicordylus capensis ecotype Gifberg chromosome 2, rHemCap1.1.pri, whole genome shotgun sequence DNA encoding:
- the LOC128346696 gene encoding epidermal differentiation-specific protein-like, giving the protein MSSKEPAMNKIIVYDKPHFEGLSKEFACDIPDLHELDFGDCISSLKVIGQPWVVYKAPKFEGDGFAFEEGDYEEIENNNKISSLRLVHYDLSDPQITLYEHPNYEGQSKVVTEETNLAYGYFNDRVSSHVVQKGVWLLYKNPNRGGWYHIAWPKERIHDYKTEINFDDSVSHLQPLQPGRPIITAKLLWDQKKVEAEQDILIDELVGSNCTDYEQVFTANTCREYTTSVFQSFLFSNTTTLRLGFSFKVNVGAANVFVVEKGKHESITTSEKVEVMLPAKIPPCTQLCIQVVKKETTTTVPVELTICQNGKEKKEHAEYRCVSGRTISTRYTMTPISEAQKTSQASPKPAKEGERAKLSHVVIEEHSQAQHRPETSGASS